The segment GCTCGGCAGTTCCACCGCATCCCACGGCACACCGCTGATACCGGACACGCCAGGGGTTTCGATACGCGTCAGCATATGATGCAGACCATGACCAAACTCGTGGAACAGCGTGGTCACTTCATCATGGGTGAACAACGCAGGCTTGCCCTGCACCGGACGGTTGAAGTTACAGGTGAGGTAAGCCACCGGCTTTTGCAGGCTGCCATCGGCTTTGCGCATCTGGCCGACACAGTCGTCCATCCAGGCTCCGCCGCGTTTGTGCTCACGCGCGTAGAGGTCGAGGTAGAAGCTACCGCGCAGTTCGCCGGTTTCATCAAACAGGTCGAAGAAACGCACATCCGGGTGGTAAACGTCGACATCTTTACGCTCTTGCGCGCTGATGCCGTAGATACGTTTCACCACTTCAAACAGGCCATTCACCGCACGCGCTTCCGGGAAATAGGGACGCAGTTGCTCATCGCTGATGGTGTAGAGATGCTGCTTCTGCTTTTCGCCGTAGTAAGTCAGATCCCACGGATTCATCTCGTCGACGCCGAACTCTTTTTTGGCGAAGGCGCGCAGTTGGGCCAGCTCCTTCTCACCCTGTGGACGGGCGCGTTTAGCAAGGTCAGTGAGGAAATCGATCACCTGAGACGGGCTTTCCGCCATTTTGGTCGCCAGCGATTTATCCGCAAAGGAATCAAAGCCGAGCAACTGGGCCAGTTCGTGGCGCAGCGCCAGTTCTTCTGCCATCACCGGGCCGTTATCCCATTTACCGGCGTTCGGGCCTTGATCAGACGCACGGGTTGAGTAGGCGCGGTACATCTCTTCACGCAGCGCCGCGTTGTCGCAGTAGGTCATCACCGGCAGATAGCTCGGGATATCCAGCGTCAGCAACCAGCCTTCCTGCTCTTTGGCTTCCGCCATCGCTTTGGCTGCCGCCAGCGCGCTTTCCGGCATACCGGACAGCTCCGCTTCATCGGTGATCAGTTTGTTCCAGCCCTGAGTGGCATCGAGGACGTTGTTGCTGTAGGTCGAACCCAGCTCAGACAGACGCGCGGCAATCTCGCCATAGCGTTTCTGTTTTTCTTTATCGAGTCCGATACCCGATAACTCGAAATCACGCAGGCTGTTATCCACCGCTTTCTTCTGGGCGATATCCAGCGCCGCATAGTTGTCACCCTGCTTCAGGTCACGATACGCCTGGTACAGTCCTTCATGCTGACCAACCCAGGTGCTGTATTCGGACAGCAGCGGCAGCGTCTGCTCATAAGCCTCACGCAGTTCCGGGCTGTTTTTTACCGAGTTCAGATGGCTGACCGGCGAAAAAATACGCCCGAGGCGATCATCCACTTCTGCCAGCGGTTGTACCAGGTTATCCCAGCTATAAGGCGCGCCCTGTGCCACTACGCGCTCCACCGCCGCACGGCAGTCGTCCAGTGCGGCGGTTACCGCAGGAACAACGTGCTCAGGTTTGATGGCAGAAAAAGGCGGAAGGGTAAAAGGCGTAAGTAACGGATTGGTCATAAGCGCAGTCCTTTTATGGAGTATGGGGCGCGATCGGTCGCGCAACGCAATCTTACTAACATGCGGCCTGATTAGCGGAAAATCAATGCTGCCCCGAAACGTCAGCAATTTTTATCCAGCGCGGCTATAATCCCGCCACATACGATGTAGTGAATTCTTTGATCCAACCGCGGACCCCTCTTTTTTATGCTGAGTTATCGCCACAGTTTTCATGCCGGCAACCATGCCGACGTGCTCAAACACACCGTTGAGAGCCTGATCCTGACCGCCCTGATGGAGAAGGAGAAGCCTTTCCTCTATCTGGATACCCACGCCGGTGCCGGACGTTACCAGCTGAGCGGTGAGCACGCCGAGCGTACCGGTGAATATCTGGAAGGCATCGCGCGTATCTGGCAGCAGCCGGATGCGCCGGAACTGCTGAAGCCTTACTTCTCGGCGATCCGTAACCTGAACCCTAACGGCACCCTGCGCTACTATCCGGGTTCACCGCTGATTGCCCGCCATCTGCTGCGCCAGGACGATAAACTGCAACTCACCGAGCTGCATTCCAGCGATTATCCGCTGCTGCGCAATGAATTCAGCAAAGACAGCCGTGCGCGTGTCGAGCGTGCCGATGGTTATCAGCAGTTGAAAGCCAAGCTGCCACCGCCAACGCGCCGTGGCCTGATCCTGATCGACCCGCCGTATGAGCTGAAAAGCGATTATCAGGACGTGGTGAAAGGCATTCAGGAAGGTTACAAGCGTTTCAGTACCGGTATCTACGCGTTGTGGTATCCGGTGGTGCTACGTCAGCAAATCAAACATATGACCAAAGATCTGCAAGCCACCGGCATTCGCAACATTTTGCAGATTGAGCTGGCCGTCCGCCCGGACAGCGACCAGCGTGGTATGACCGCTTCGGGGATGATTGTGATTAACCCACCGTGGAAGCTGGAGCAGCAGATGAAAGAACTGCTGCCGTGGCTGCATCAGAAACTGGTGCCAGCAGGCACCGGTCATACTCGTATTGAGTGGATTGTGCCGGAGTAAGGCGCACTAAATCTCGAACACCGCA is part of the Pantoea phytobeneficialis genome and harbors:
- the prlC gene encoding oligopeptidase A; translation: MTNPLLTPFTLPPFSAIKPEHVVPAVTAALDDCRAAVERVVAQGAPYSWDNLVQPLAEVDDRLGRIFSPVSHLNSVKNSPELREAYEQTLPLLSEYSTWVGQHEGLYQAYRDLKQGDNYAALDIAQKKAVDNSLRDFELSGIGLDKEKQKRYGEIAARLSELGSTYSNNVLDATQGWNKLITDEAELSGMPESALAAAKAMAEAKEQEGWLLTLDIPSYLPVMTYCDNAALREEMYRAYSTRASDQGPNAGKWDNGPVMAEELALRHELAQLLGFDSFADKSLATKMAESPSQVIDFLTDLAKRARPQGEKELAQLRAFAKKEFGVDEMNPWDLTYYGEKQKQHLYTISDEQLRPYFPEARAVNGLFEVVKRIYGISAQERKDVDVYHPDVRFFDLFDETGELRGSFYLDLYAREHKRGGAWMDDCVGQMRKADGSLQKPVAYLTCNFNRPVQGKPALFTHDEVTTLFHEFGHGLHHMLTRIETPGVSGISGVPWDAVELPSQFMENWCWEPDALAFISGHYETGEPLPKELLDKMLAAKNYQAALFILRQLEFGLFDFRLHTEFNPQQGAQILETLREVKKQVAVVPSPEWGRFPHAFSHVFAGGYAAGYYSYLWADVLAADAYSRFEEEGIFNRETGQSFLDNILTRGGSEEPMELFKRFRGREPQLDAMLEHYGIQG
- a CDS encoding 23S rRNA (adenine(2030)-N(6))-methyltransferase RlmJ; translation: MLSYRHSFHAGNHADVLKHTVESLILTALMEKEKPFLYLDTHAGAGRYQLSGEHAERTGEYLEGIARIWQQPDAPELLKPYFSAIRNLNPNGTLRYYPGSPLIARHLLRQDDKLQLTELHSSDYPLLRNEFSKDSRARVERADGYQQLKAKLPPPTRRGLILIDPPYELKSDYQDVVKGIQEGYKRFSTGIYALWYPVVLRQQIKHMTKDLQATGIRNILQIELAVRPDSDQRGMTASGMIVINPPWKLEQQMKELLPWLHQKLVPAGTGHTRIEWIVPE